From Acidobacteriota bacterium, a single genomic window includes:
- a CDS encoding cytochrome ubiquinol oxidase subunit I, with translation MQFAFTITFHYIFVQLTMGLALLIFVLKTQSLRTGDPVRAGAARFWARIFGVNFALGVVTGIPMEFQFGTNWAAFAGSAGGVIGQTLAMEGVFSFFMESAFLGLFLHGERRLGPRGHWFTSLMMLAGSWLSGFFIVATNAWMQHPVGHEVSPEGEIVLTRFASLLGNEWALWQYLHTVTGAVVTAGFFMAATGAFYVLCGRFPATARVFLGTGVVSALIASVAMLFPTGDGQGKMIAAHQPATLAAMEGLFHTVEGAPMALIGQPDMERMSLDNPIVIPHALSFATYQRWTARVRGLDAFPREEWPEHVAMLYFAYHVMVGLGTILIAVAVVSAWLLFRGRLHASRPALWMIMLSAPFPFIANTAGWTTAELGRQPWLVYGLIRTADGASPAVSAGNALFTLIGFAGMYTVLSILYLFLMHREIGHGPEAVAGSPGAPGD, from the coding sequence ATGCAGTTCGCCTTCACCATCACGTTCCACTACATCTTTGTCCAGCTCACGATGGGGCTGGCGCTCCTGATCTTCGTCCTGAAGACGCAGAGCCTGCGGACCGGGGACCCCGTCCGCGCGGGCGCAGCCCGCTTCTGGGCCAGGATCTTTGGCGTCAACTTCGCCCTCGGGGTCGTGACCGGAATCCCGATGGAGTTCCAGTTCGGGACCAACTGGGCCGCCTTCGCCGGCTCGGCGGGAGGCGTCATCGGGCAGACTCTTGCGATGGAGGGTGTCTTCTCGTTCTTCATGGAGTCCGCCTTCCTCGGGCTCTTCCTCCATGGCGAGAGGCGGCTCGGGCCGCGGGGGCACTGGTTCACGTCGCTCATGATGCTGGCCGGATCGTGGCTCTCCGGTTTCTTCATCGTCGCGACGAACGCGTGGATGCAGCATCCCGTGGGGCACGAGGTCTCGCCGGAGGGGGAGATCGTGCTCACCCGGTTCGCCTCGCTCCTCGGCAATGAGTGGGCGCTGTGGCAGTACCTCCACACGGTGACCGGGGCCGTCGTCACCGCGGGGTTCTTCATGGCGGCCACGGGGGCCTTCTATGTCCTCTGCGGACGATTCCCGGCCACGGCGCGCGTCTTTCTCGGCACAGGCGTCGTCTCCGCGCTCATCGCGTCGGTCGCGATGCTCTTCCCGACCGGTGACGGACAGGGAAAGATGATCGCCGCGCACCAGCCGGCGACGCTGGCGGCGATGGAGGGGCTCTTCCACACCGTCGAAGGGGCGCCGATGGCGCTCATCGGCCAACCGGACATGGAGCGGATGAGCCTCGACAACCCGATCGTCATCCCGCACGCGCTCAGCTTCGCCACGTACCAGCGCTGGACCGCGAGGGTGCGCGGGCTCGATGCGTTCCCGCGCGAAGAGTGGCCGGAGCACGTCGCCATGCTCTACTTCGCCTACCACGTCATGGTGGGGCTCGGGACGATCCTCATCGCGGTCGCCGTCGTCTCGGCGTGGCTTCTCTTCCGGGGAAGGCTCCACGCGAGCCGTCCGGCGCTCTGGATGATCATGCTCTCCGCGCCGTTCCCCTTCATCGCCAACACCGCCGGCTGGACCACGGCCGAGCTCGGGCGGCAGCCCTGGCTCGTCTACGGTCTCATCCGGACGGCGGACGGGGCGTCGCCGGCGGTGTCCGCGGGGAACGCGCTCTTCACGCTCATCGGGTTTGCGGGGATGTACACCGTTCTCAGCATTCTCTACCTCTTCCTCATGCACCGCGAGATCGGACACGGCCCCGAGGCCGTCGCCGGCTCGCCCGGCGCCCCGGGGGATTGA
- a CDS encoding pirin family protein, protein MIRHVPASEHYRHENGWLTARWHFSFGDYHDPDNVSFGPLRVFNDDRVRPGRGFDRHPHREMEIITCVFSGRLEHEDSSGNRGILEPGDVQVMSAGSGIVHSERNPSESELLHFSQIWLTPWRRGGDPRYAQKSFPAETRAGKLLPVVSREAKTPGTLPIHQDAFIYLSDLGAGESATHVLRQARGAYVFLATGSAVVNGIAVGAGDAVRIREEAAVALEGGRDARFVVIDLV, encoded by the coding sequence ATGATCCGTCACGTTCCCGCGAGCGAGCACTATCGGCACGAGAACGGCTGGCTGACCGCGCGCTGGCACTTCTCGTTCGGCGACTACCACGACCCGGACAACGTCTCGTTCGGCCCCCTCCGGGTCTTCAACGACGACCGCGTCCGGCCCGGGCGCGGCTTCGACAGGCACCCGCACCGCGAGATGGAGATCATCACCTGCGTCTTCTCCGGGCGCCTCGAGCACGAGGACAGCTCGGGGAACAGGGGGATCCTGGAGCCGGGCGACGTGCAGGTGATGTCGGCGGGGTCGGGGATCGTGCACTCGGAGCGCAACCCGTCCGAATCCGAGCTGCTGCACTTCTCGCAGATCTGGCTGACCCCGTGGCGCCGCGGGGGCGATCCGCGCTACGCGCAGAAAAGTTTTCCCGCGGAGACGCGCGCTGGAAAGCTCCTTCCCGTGGTCTCGCGCGAGGCCAAGACCCCGGGAACCCTTCCCATCCATCAGGACGCGTTCATCTATCTTTCGGATCTCGGGGCGGGGGAGTCGGCCACGCATGTGCTGCGCCAGGCGAGGGGCGCGTACGTGTTCCTGGCCACGGGGAGCGCCGTCGTGAACGGCATTGCCGTGGGTGCGGGAGACGCGGTGAGGATCCGGGAGGAAGCGGCCGTCGCCCTCGAGGGGGGCCGGGACGCGCGATTCGTCGTGATCGATCTGGTCTGA
- a CDS encoding RNA polymerase sigma factor, with translation MAMPPEEMELFRRLQTGDVDAVRILFEEYRPRVYRVCLHYTGNAEDARDIVQETFVRAFRAVGQFRGDSTLATWLTRIAMNLCLNFRRDRRTATTLLDQREEMVRANMPPVAPRGPEEELRRREMAERIQGLVATLPRRERMAFVMKFYNDMKIKEISQAMNISEGTVKSFLHRAVVTLRKALAGAPDIRGS, from the coding sequence GTGGCCATGCCGCCCGAGGAGATGGAGCTTTTCCGCCGGCTCCAGACAGGGGACGTCGACGCGGTTCGGATTCTCTTCGAGGAGTACCGTCCGAGGGTCTACCGGGTCTGTCTCCACTACACGGGAAACGCGGAGGACGCCCGGGACATCGTCCAGGAAACCTTCGTCAGGGCTTTCAGGGCCGTCGGGCAGTTCCGTGGCGACTCGACGCTGGCGACATGGCTCACGCGCATCGCGATGAACCTCTGCCTGAACTTCAGGCGCGACAGGAGGACGGCCACGACCCTTCTGGACCAGCGTGAGGAGATGGTTCGGGCGAACATGCCGCCCGTCGCCCCGAGGGGGCCCGAGGAGGAGCTGCGCCGGCGCGAGATGGCCGAGCGCATCCAGGGCCTCGTGGCCACGCTCCCCCGGAGGGAGAGGATGGCTTTCGTGATGAAGTTCTACAACGACATGAAGATCAAGGAAATCAGCCAGGCGATGAACATCAGCGAGGGAACGGTCAAGTCGTTTCTCCATCGCGCGGTGGTGACGCTTCGAAAAGCGCTCGCCGGCGCGCCGGACATCAGGGGCTCATGA
- a CDS encoding zf-HC2 domain-containing protein, with translation MSDILDFYEEPGAYCPERRDDIVSYIFDEMGPGAAEAFAAHLASCTECREEVDSLRETLFLVAESSPPAGAHAGWSAADGAMRGSALDGSTWEDEWTQLRRRLLASGAFEADDAPAPGRHRARFWLAWAASVAIVASLAFSVGLWRGVEISAGRVSPGGDASREAAGLTSISGASVGNYFDNLDDFSRDTHNFLRRTRMVLMEFSNLGADTDPTFFRQSSRDLLDEVTRYQEVARRVQSRKLADLLDQIATVLTTISRVDQANQKQVIADVRMTLNLTGLIGTLDLLDTTNGRDSKGHSNV, from the coding sequence ATGAGCGACATTCTGGATTTCTACGAGGAGCCGGGCGCCTACTGCCCGGAGCGGCGCGACGACATCGTCAGCTACATCTTCGATGAGATGGGCCCCGGCGCGGCCGAGGCGTTCGCCGCGCACCTGGCGTCGTGCACGGAGTGCCGCGAGGAGGTGGACTCCCTTCGTGAGACGCTCTTCCTGGTGGCGGAATCGTCTCCACCGGCCGGCGCCCATGCCGGGTGGAGCGCCGCCGACGGGGCGATGCGCGGCTCCGCCCTCGACGGATCCACCTGGGAGGACGAGTGGACGCAGCTCCGGCGCCGCCTCCTCGCCTCCGGCGCGTTCGAGGCCGACGACGCGCCCGCGCCGGGGCGTCACCGGGCCCGCTTCTGGCTGGCATGGGCGGCCTCGGTCGCGATCGTCGCCTCTCTCGCGTTCTCGGTCGGCCTGTGGCGAGGGGTCGAGATCTCGGCCGGGCGCGTCTCCCCGGGGGGCGATGCGTCGCGCGAGGCCGCCGGGCTGACGTCGATCTCCGGCGCGTCGGTCGGCAACTACTTCGACAACCTGGACGACTTCTCCCGCGACACACATAATTTCCTCCGTCGCACGCGCATGGTCCTGATGGAGTTCTCGAACCTCGGCGCGGACACCGATCCGACGTTCTTCCGGCAGTCGAGCCGCGATCTCCTCGACGAGGTGACGCGGTACCAGGAGGTCGCGCGGCGGGTCCAGAGCCGGAAGCTCGCGGACCTGCTCGACCAGATCGCCACGGTTCTCACGACGATCTCTCGCGTCGATCAGGCGAACCAGAAGCAGGTCATCGCCGACGTGCGCATGACTCTCAACCTGACCGGGCTCATCGGCACCCTCGATCTGCTCGACACCACGAACGGTCGTGACTCGAAGGGACACTCCAATGTCTGA
- a CDS encoding tetratricopeptide repeat protein: MSDARPTMHLRIGGTALALLFGSALPLFAMALIADPGGPDQELYNQGRSLIFEESWTKARTVFENLARRFPESPYLDDSLYWTAFSLLEEGRPAMGYETLRTLTRKYPESPWNEDARALMVRCAEAALKEHGNEDGTRTARAGDATEYRRFLEESTRDRSAQVSLLAIDTLLHQDPQKAADLLGRVEASGRGQEGAVVLLDRFFGKDLVKVTFDAIAAGFSEGNVHVLVRDGGQALKLTLSEAIDLAGGRGEKRFNDTVRREMRDRILEAERSIVTQGPSREAEGFRSAGARTATIVRVIDGEVHYYTNGAETVRIVVLRRAAGFNAENVQIYTEGAGGIKHIQIADVTGPEAGPSARGLSSDSLHYLSQSLGVIQLDLSNPPK; this comes from the coding sequence ATGTCTGACGCACGCCCGACGATGCATCTCAGGATCGGCGGAACCGCTCTCGCGCTGCTCTTCGGATCGGCCCTCCCTCTCTTCGCGATGGCTCTCATCGCGGACCCCGGTGGCCCGGATCAGGAGCTGTACAACCAGGGACGATCCCTCATCTTCGAGGAGTCGTGGACGAAGGCACGCACGGTCTTCGAGAATCTCGCGCGTCGATTCCCCGAGAGCCCCTACCTTGACGACTCGCTCTACTGGACCGCCTTCTCCCTCCTGGAGGAGGGGCGCCCCGCGATGGGCTACGAGACGCTTCGCACTCTCACGCGGAAGTACCCGGAGAGCCCATGGAACGAGGACGCGCGCGCGCTGATGGTGCGCTGCGCCGAGGCCGCCCTGAAGGAGCACGGCAACGAGGACGGGACGAGGACGGCCCGCGCGGGCGACGCCACGGAATACCGGCGCTTCCTCGAGGAGAGCACCCGCGATCGCAGCGCGCAGGTCAGCCTGCTCGCGATCGATACGCTGCTCCACCAGGATCCGCAGAAGGCGGCGGATCTCCTCGGGCGCGTCGAGGCGTCCGGACGCGGCCAGGAGGGGGCGGTCGTCCTTCTCGATCGGTTCTTCGGGAAGGATCTCGTCAAGGTCACCTTCGACGCCATCGCCGCCGGATTCTCGGAAGGAAACGTCCACGTGCTCGTCCGCGACGGGGGCCAGGCGCTCAAGCTCACGCTTTCCGAGGCCATCGACCTGGCCGGCGGCCGGGGTGAGAAGCGGTTCAACGACACGGTGCGCCGCGAGATGCGCGACCGCATCCTCGAGGCCGAGAGATCCATCGTGACCCAGGGCCCGTCACGCGAGGCGGAAGGGTTCCGGTCGGCGGGAGCTCGGACCGCGACGATCGTCCGCGTCATCGACGGCGAGGTCCACTACTACACGAACGGCGCGGAGACGGTCCGCATCGTCGTGCTGCGTCGCGCCGCGGGCTTCAACGCGGAGAACGTCCAGATCTACACCGAAGGCGCCGGCGGCATCAAGCACATCCAGATCGCCGACGTCACCGGCCCCGAGGCCGGCCCGAGCGCGCGAGGCCTCTCGTCGGACTCGCTTCACTATCTGAGCCAGTCGCTCGGCGTCATCCAGCTCGACCTGAGCAACCCGCCGAAGTAG
- a CDS encoding LD-carboxypeptidase — MSAARLAPGGPIAVVATAGPVTPALLESGLSVLRGWGHAAAAGPSIRRRRGFLAGPDECRSADLDAAIHRRDRPAIFFASGGWGTARLLDAIDLRALRARPRVLLGYSDLTSLFMALQTAKRPYPYRYGPSVSELGDPGAFHAPSLREALYLPEPSIAHSLRGVRTLRPGRAAGRLIGGCLTLLNHLLGTAHDSSWDGCILFWEDLNEPPYRIDRMLQQLRLAGKLARLAGMVVGTLRGCKAVPPTAGWPMSKIILEATAGTRYPIVTGFPTGHIPRKRTLLMGVPAELDTQRSRLLIRSGG, encoded by the coding sequence GTGAGCGCCGCGCGGCTTGCTCCCGGGGGACCCATCGCGGTCGTCGCGACCGCGGGGCCCGTGACGCCGGCGCTCCTCGAGTCCGGGCTCTCTGTCCTCCGCGGCTGGGGGCACGCCGCCGCCGCCGGACCGTCCATCCGGAGGCGACGCGGATTCCTCGCCGGCCCGGACGAGTGCCGCTCGGCCGATCTGGACGCCGCGATTCACCGGAGGGATCGCCCCGCGATCTTCTTCGCGAGTGGAGGCTGGGGGACGGCGCGCCTCCTCGACGCGATCGATCTCCGCGCGCTGCGGGCGCGTCCGCGCGTGCTCCTGGGATACAGCGATCTCACGTCGCTCTTCATGGCTCTTCAGACGGCGAAGCGCCCGTACCCCTATCGTTACGGCCCGAGCGTCTCGGAGCTCGGGGATCCCGGGGCGTTTCACGCGCCGTCCCTGCGCGAGGCCCTCTATCTCCCGGAGCCATCCATCGCGCACTCCCTCCGCGGGGTCCGGACTCTCAGGCCCGGGCGAGCCGCGGGGAGGCTCATCGGCGGGTGCCTCACGCTGCTGAATCACCTGCTGGGGACCGCGCACGATTCCTCGTGGGACGGGTGCATCCTCTTCTGGGAGGATCTCAATGAGCCACCCTACCGGATCGATCGAATGCTGCAGCAGCTCCGGCTTGCGGGGAAGCTGGCGCGCCTCGCGGGAATGGTGGTGGGCACGCTCCGGGGGTGCAAGGCGGTCCCCCCCACGGCGGGGTGGCCCATGTCGAAGATCATCCTCGAGGCGACCGCCGGGACACGGTACCCGATCGTCACGGGCTTCCCCACGGGGCACATCCCGCGGAAGCGGACCCTGCTGATGGGGGTCCCGGCCGAGCTCGACACGCAGCGCTCCCGGCTCTTGATTCGGTCGGGAGGCTGA
- a CDS encoding M20 family metallopeptidase — MKNEILRAADALRDEILEISRDLHAHPELSLEEERSARILAGKLREAGFSVSTGVAGLKTAFVARLDGRASVPTVAILAEYDALPGIGHGCGHNLIAAAGVGAGLVLARAAGAGGGATSPGLPGALMVMGTPAEETIGGKVVMVREGLFKGVDAAMMIHGGAEWRAFSDSLACASIEVTYLGRASHAVAWPEKGINALDALIQLFVAIDMLRKRLGPEVRVPGVILEGGVRPNIVPARAVGAFSIRAKSTGRRDAVRAEVERAARGIASATGCGLEIRETDEPYDDMVTNGALASRFRDHLGSMGIVTVDGPRPNKGSLDMGNVSRAVPSIHPFMLVAPEATPIHTAEFAAATRTAAAEENLMIAVKALALTAYDTLADGALLEAARREFAAIAGAKAGS, encoded by the coding sequence ATGAAGAATGAGATCCTGCGCGCCGCCGACGCGCTGCGCGACGAGATCCTCGAGATCAGCCGGGACCTGCACGCCCACCCGGAGCTGAGCCTCGAGGAGGAGCGCTCCGCCCGGATCCTGGCGGGGAAGCTCCGCGAGGCCGGCTTCTCGGTTTCAACCGGCGTCGCAGGGTTGAAGACCGCGTTCGTCGCGCGGCTCGACGGACGAGCGTCGGTGCCGACGGTCGCGATCCTCGCCGAGTACGACGCCCTCCCCGGCATCGGCCACGGGTGCGGCCACAACCTGATCGCCGCCGCGGGGGTCGGCGCGGGGCTGGTCCTCGCGCGCGCGGCGGGCGCGGGCGGAGGCGCGACATCCCCGGGGCTTCCCGGCGCACTGATGGTGATGGGGACTCCCGCCGAGGAGACGATCGGCGGAAAGGTCGTCATGGTGCGCGAGGGGCTCTTCAAGGGGGTGGACGCGGCCATGATGATCCACGGTGGGGCGGAGTGGCGCGCTTTCAGCGACTCGCTGGCCTGCGCCTCGATCGAGGTGACCTATCTGGGGCGCGCGTCGCACGCGGTCGCCTGGCCCGAGAAGGGGATCAACGCGCTCGACGCGCTCATCCAGCTCTTCGTCGCGATCGACATGCTGAGGAAGCGCCTCGGCCCCGAGGTGCGGGTTCCGGGCGTGATCCTCGAGGGGGGGGTGAGGCCGAACATCGTCCCGGCGCGCGCGGTCGGCGCCTTCTCGATCCGGGCGAAGTCCACTGGCCGGCGCGACGCGGTGCGCGCGGAGGTCGAGAGGGCCGCCCGCGGGATCGCGTCGGCCACCGGGTGCGGCCTCGAGATCCGCGAGACCGACGAGCCCTACGACGACATGGTCACGAACGGCGCGCTCGCCTCCCGTTTCCGGGATCACCTGGGGTCGATGGGGATCGTAACCGTCGACGGGCCACGCCCGAACAAGGGGTCGCTCGACATGGGCAACGTGAGCCGCGCCGTGCCCTCGATCCATCCGTTCATGCTCGTCGCGCCGGAGGCGACGCCGATTCACACGGCCGAGTTCGCCGCGGCCACCCGCACCGCCGCGGCCGAGGAAAACCTGATGATCGCGGTGAAAGCGCTCGCCCTGACGGCGTACGACACCCTGGCGGACGGAGCGCTCCTCGAAGCCGCCCGGCGTGAGTTCGCCGCCATCGCCGGAGCGAAGGCCGGGTCGTGA
- the dnaB gene encoding replicative DNA helicase, with amino-acid sequence MADITLERTLPHNLDAERSVLGAILIENRALDQAQEILVEDDFYREGHRKIFRVMAQLGGRRNAIDLITLKDELSREGGLESVGGAPYISSLLDGVPRSANVEHYARIVKEKSILRNLIGSANRILNRCFEAQDEATSLLDEAEKEIFALAETQMRSSFVHVREVAKPTLEYIDRVQQHQELITGVATGFDKIDEMTSGLQQTDLVIVAGRPSMGKTAFAVNIAQHAGTRLGKHVGIFSLEMSREQLFLRMLCGQARVDAHQLRTGRLGAEEWERLTPAFADLTEAPIYIDDTAGMSVFEMRAKARRLKAEKGLDLLVVDYLQLMRGRDRVENRNQEISEISRSLKALAKELAVPVIAVSQLSRAPEQRTGSHRPQLSDLRESGAIEQDADVVVLLFREEYYKQNDPDLVGRAEAIIAKQRNGPTGSVDLVFIRDYTKFENPVDSFGPG; translated from the coding sequence ATGGCCGACATCACTCTCGAACGGACGCTTCCGCACAACCTGGACGCCGAGCGCTCGGTCCTGGGGGCGATCCTCATCGAGAATCGCGCGCTCGACCAGGCGCAGGAGATCCTCGTCGAGGACGATTTCTACCGCGAGGGGCACCGGAAGATCTTTCGCGTGATGGCGCAGCTCGGCGGCCGGCGCAACGCGATCGACCTCATCACGCTGAAGGACGAGCTCTCCCGGGAGGGGGGGCTCGAGTCGGTCGGCGGAGCCCCGTACATCTCGTCGCTCCTCGACGGCGTCCCCCGCTCCGCGAACGTCGAGCACTACGCGCGCATCGTCAAGGAAAAGTCGATCCTCCGAAACCTCATCGGCAGCGCCAACCGGATCCTGAACCGGTGCTTCGAGGCGCAGGACGAGGCGACGTCCCTCCTCGACGAGGCCGAGAAGGAGATCTTCGCCCTCGCCGAGACCCAGATGCGGTCGTCGTTCGTGCACGTCCGCGAGGTCGCGAAGCCGACCCTCGAGTACATCGATCGCGTGCAGCAGCACCAGGAGCTGATCACCGGCGTCGCGACCGGGTTCGACAAGATCGACGAGATGACCTCCGGGCTCCAGCAAACCGACCTGGTCATCGTCGCCGGCCGCCCCTCGATGGGAAAGACCGCGTTCGCGGTGAACATCGCCCAGCACGCGGGAACCCGCCTCGGCAAGCACGTCGGCATCTTCTCGCTGGAGATGTCCCGCGAGCAGCTCTTCCTCCGCATGCTCTGCGGCCAGGCGCGCGTCGACGCCCATCAGCTCCGCACAGGCCGCCTCGGAGCGGAGGAATGGGAGAGGCTCACGCCGGCCTTCGCGGACCTCACCGAGGCTCCCATCTACATCGACGACACCGCCGGCATGAGCGTCTTCGAGATGCGCGCCAAGGCGCGGCGCCTGAAGGCCGAGAAGGGGCTCGATCTCCTCGTCGTCGATTACCTCCAGCTCATGCGGGGTCGCGATCGCGTCGAGAACCGCAACCAGGAGATCTCCGAGATCTCGCGATCCCTCAAGGCGCTGGCGAAGGAGCTCGCCGTCCCCGTCATCGCCGTCTCGCAGCTCTCGCGCGCCCCCGAGCAGCGCACGGGCAGCCACCGCCCGCAGCTCTCGGACCTCCGCGAGTCGGGGGCCATCGAGCAGGACGCGGACGTCGTGGTCCTCCTGTTCCGCGAGGAGTACTACAAGCAGAACGATCCCGATCTGGTCGGACGGGCCGAGGCGATCATCGCCAAGCAGCGCAACGGTCCGACGGGATCCGTCGATCTCGTCTTCATCCGCGACTACACGAAGTTCGAGAACCCCGTCGACTCGTTCGGTCCCGGCTGA
- the alr gene encoding alanine racemase translates to MTTNRRAGFQTTLRALADLVSGDLPARSGEDVAVDSVTIDSRHAMPGSLFVALKGARTDGHAFAADAARNGAAAALVSRDHGLPAPFPIPLVTVDSPLAALQRVAADYRDRLSGTIVAITGSNGKTEVKDTLATMLATVMRVYASPGSYNSQIGVPLAILRAPLDAAVHVFEAGVSAPGEMRVLARMLRPTHGVLTNIGRAHLANFSDETHLLLEKLALFEGIRHPGWIAAGDLDPIFERRLPGLPTLRVTSRGAGDHPWLAYSEHDTAASARVEASFSSGRRLDIAIPARSPEHVSNLMLAAAVAHALGVSLDVIERVLSAYTPLPTRLEIWDTQAGVTVVNDCCSADPLSVQVALKTTSEVARRGSRKVFVFGGMESSGGASANEHVLVGRLAHEFGFDRLVCLGDNPGLPLTASEFTRLAPSARVDTIEDVELHAFLQRELKPGDAVLFKAARSERFHRRAAEALDVLSPTRLIVDLGAVHENLTRIRRFCGPGVRIMAMVKALAYGTDVRRLAGWLQDTGIDSFGVAFVDEGVALRASGVHLPILVHLPQSQECEKALRDSLDLTVYSKEMAGSVVECARDTGRDVRVHIKIDTGLHRLGIAPAELPGVMALLAAESRVQVAGVLTHFAAAEDPGSDPFTEMQIAAFTECAAAVQSRFGPGVVRHAAATSGAIRFPGARFDMVRIGLGLYGIHPGDAVANALPLELAVTLRSRIADVRVIPTGEWVGYGRTFRAERPTLRGTVPLGFHDALPLALSNRGHALVNDTRAPIIGRVSMDSVALDLTDVPGARVGSDAVFYGRAGKSLLRPEQVAAAAGTTPYELLTRLGPRVQRVYLGE, encoded by the coding sequence ATGACGACGAACCGGAGAGCCGGCTTTCAGACGACGCTGCGCGCGCTGGCGGACCTCGTCTCGGGCGACCTCCCCGCCCGCTCCGGCGAGGACGTCGCCGTGGACTCCGTGACGATCGACTCCCGTCACGCGATGCCGGGGAGCCTCTTCGTGGCCCTCAAGGGAGCGCGCACCGACGGTCACGCGTTCGCGGCCGACGCGGCGCGGAACGGCGCGGCCGCGGCGCTCGTGAGCCGGGATCACGGTCTCCCCGCGCCATTCCCCATTCCGCTCGTCACCGTCGACTCCCCGCTCGCCGCCCTCCAGCGCGTGGCCGCCGACTACCGGGACCGGTTGTCCGGAACCATCGTGGCCATCACAGGCAGCAATGGAAAGACGGAGGTGAAGGACACGCTCGCGACGATGCTCGCGACCGTGATGCGGGTGTACGCGAGCCCGGGGAGCTACAACAGCCAGATCGGGGTTCCCCTCGCGATCCTCCGCGCCCCATTGGACGCCGCCGTGCACGTGTTCGAGGCGGGCGTCTCGGCCCCCGGAGAGATGCGCGTCCTGGCGCGGATGCTCCGCCCGACGCACGGGGTCCTGACCAACATCGGGCGAGCCCATCTCGCGAACTTCAGCGACGAGACGCACCTGCTCCTCGAGAAGCTGGCGCTCTTCGAGGGGATCCGGCACCCCGGGTGGATCGCCGCCGGCGATCTCGACCCGATCTTCGAGAGGCGCCTCCCGGGGCTGCCGACGCTGCGGGTCACGTCGCGGGGCGCGGGCGACCATCCATGGCTGGCCTACTCGGAGCACGACACGGCCGCCTCGGCCCGCGTCGAGGCCTCCTTCAGCTCCGGGCGGCGCCTCGACATCGCCATCCCGGCGAGGTCGCCGGAACATGTCTCCAATCTTATGCTCGCCGCCGCCGTCGCCCACGCGCTCGGGGTGAGCCTCGACGTCATCGAGCGGGTTCTCAGCGCCTACACTCCCCTTCCGACCCGCCTCGAGATCTGGGACACGCAGGCGGGCGTCACCGTCGTGAACGACTGCTGCAGCGCCGACCCGCTGTCCGTGCAGGTGGCCCTGAAGACAACGTCCGAGGTCGCCCGGCGAGGCAGCCGAAAGGTCTTCGTCTTCGGAGGGATGGAGAGCTCCGGAGGGGCCTCGGCCAACGAGCACGTGCTGGTCGGCCGGCTGGCCCACGAGTTCGGATTCGATCGCCTCGTCTGCCTCGGCGACAACCCCGGGCTCCCCTTGACGGCCTCCGAATTCACCCGGCTCGCCCCCTCGGCTCGAGTGGACACCATCGAGGACGTCGAGCTGCACGCGTTCCTGCAGCGCGAGCTGAAGCCCGGCGACGCCGTCCTCTTCAAGGCCGCGCGCTCGGAGCGATTCCACCGCCGCGCCGCCGAGGCGCTCGACGTGCTCAGCCCCACCCGGCTCATCGTCGATCTCGGGGCGGTCCACGAGAACCTCACCAGGATCCGGAGGTTCTGCGGTCCCGGGGTCCGGATCATGGCGATGGTGAAGGCCCTGGCCTACGGCACCGACGTGAGGCGGCTCGCAGGCTGGCTGCAGGACACCGGCATCGACTCTTTCGGCGTGGCGTTCGTGGACGAGGGGGTCGCGCTCCGGGCGAGCGGGGTCCACCTCCCGATCCTCGTGCACCTCCCGCAATCGCAGGAATGCGAGAAGGCGCTCCGGGACAGCCTCGACCTCACCGTCTACTCGAAGGAGATGGCGGGGAGCGTGGTGGAATGCGCCCGCGACACGGGGCGCGACGTCCGCGTCCACATCAAGATTGACACGGGCCTGCATCGCCTCGGGATCGCGCCGGCCGAGCTCCCCGGCGTCATGGCGCTCCTCGCGGCGGAGAGCCGCGTCCAGGTCGCCGGTGTTCTCACCCATTTCGCGGCCGCGGAGGACCCGGGCTCCGATCCCTTCACCGAGATGCAGATCGCCGCGTTCACCGAGTGCGCCGCCGCCGTGCAGTCGCGATTCGGCCCCGGCGTGGTGCGCCACGCGGCGGCGACATCCGGGGCGATTCGTTTCCCGGGCGCGCGGTTCGACATGGTCCGCATCGGGCTCGGGCTTTACGGAATCCACCCCGGCGACGCGGTCGCGAACGCGCTTCCCCTGGAGCTCGCGGTCACGCTGCGATCGCGCATCGCCGACGTGCGGGTCATCCCGACGGGTGAGTGGGTCGGGTACGGGCGCACGTTCCGCGCGGAACGACCGACGCTGCGCGGAACCGTCCCCCTGGGCTTCCATGACGCTCTGCCGCTCGCGCTGTCGAATCGAGGCCACGCGCTCGTGAACGACACGCGCGCCCCCATCATCGGCCGCGTCTCCATGGACTCCGTCGCCCTCGATCTGACCGACGTCCCCGGAGCGCGCGTGGGATCGGACGCCGTCTTCTACGGGCGGGCGGGAAAATCGCTCCTCAGGCCGGAGCAGGTCGCGGCGGCGGCGGGCACGACTCCGTATGAGCTGCTCACGCGCCTCGGCCCCAGGGTGCAGAGGGTCTATCTCGGGGAATGA